A window of Microbacterium luteolum contains these coding sequences:
- a CDS encoding signal peptidase I gives MSMDTPATQALQRTRAPGSRSTGRISGVLTDIVLWIAAGLGALCIVLVVLAMTANVTLIMFRTGSMSPTIPAGSVAIVQLIPASEISVGDVVTVDRPGTLPITHRVTSVEAGSTPKERLVTLRGDANAQDDPSPHTVTSVRIVRFAIPGLAPAIAAMGNPVVLGGVTVAAAALVLWAFWPRGRRRTGVGDGEQP, from the coding sequence ATGAGCATGGACACGCCGGCGACGCAGGCACTTCAGCGCACGCGCGCCCCAGGCTCTCGCTCGACGGGCCGGATCAGCGGCGTGCTGACGGACATCGTGCTCTGGATCGCCGCTGGACTCGGGGCGCTCTGCATCGTGCTGGTGGTGCTGGCCATGACCGCGAACGTGACTCTCATCATGTTCCGCACCGGATCGATGTCTCCGACCATCCCCGCGGGCTCCGTGGCGATCGTGCAGCTGATCCCGGCATCCGAGATCAGCGTCGGCGACGTCGTCACCGTGGATCGCCCCGGCACGCTCCCGATCACGCATCGCGTGACCTCGGTCGAAGCAGGTTCGACGCCGAAGGAACGCCTGGTCACTCTGCGCGGCGACGCCAACGCGCAGGACGATCCATCGCCGCACACAGTCACATCCGTGCGCATCGTACGATTCGCGATCCCCGGGCTGGCGCCGGCGATCGCGGCCATGGGCAACCCGGTCGTGCTCGGCGGGGTGACGGTCGCGGCGGCAGCGCTGGTGCTGTGGGCATTCTGGCCCCGAGGACGCCGGCGCACCGGCGTGGGTGACGGAGAGCAGCCATGA
- a CDS encoding SipW-dependent-type signal peptide-containing protein gives MQERVTSVGMTPRRWRLRRARAVLACGLVLGIGVSSTLAAWNDSEYGGATFTAGTFNIQGATDGATFSQHATAPAAATLSFAVPAVASAMSPGDAVYALFSVKTVNPSMAGAVQLRANASNNAGLGAYLTYSVRTISQTTCNAANFAAGTALAGLAAGSPLTVGSTSTQALSANGANQVNYCFEVTLPAGTPTAAQGTTLTAAWEFTATSG, from the coding sequence ATGCAGGAACGGGTCACCTCGGTCGGTATGACGCCGAGGCGATGGCGGCTCCGAAGAGCGCGGGCTGTTCTCGCGTGCGGCCTGGTGCTGGGAATCGGAGTGTCCAGCACGCTGGCCGCCTGGAACGACTCCGAATACGGAGGCGCGACCTTCACCGCCGGCACCTTCAACATCCAGGGCGCGACGGATGGCGCCACCTTCTCGCAGCACGCCACCGCTCCGGCAGCCGCGACGCTGTCGTTCGCCGTCCCCGCCGTCGCGTCGGCGATGTCGCCGGGCGACGCCGTCTACGCTCTGTTCAGCGTCAAGACGGTGAATCCCTCGATGGCCGGCGCCGTGCAACTCCGCGCGAACGCGTCGAACAACGCCGGCCTCGGCGCGTATCTGACCTACAGCGTGCGCACGATCAGCCAGACGACCTGCAACGCCGCCAACTTCGCTGCCGGAACCGCGCTGGCGGGACTGGCGGCGGGATCACCGCTCACCGTCGGTTCGACATCGACGCAGGCGCTGTCCGCGAACGGCGCCAATCAGGTCAATTACTGCTTCGAGGTGACACTGCCGGCGGGAACGCCCACCGCCGCGCAGGGGACGACGCTGACGGCCGCCTGGGAGTTCACCGCTACGTCGGGCTGA
- a CDS encoding SipW-dependent-type signal peptide-containing protein, whose product MSTKTDRRKVLAVLAGGLVLGIGAAVTLAAWNDSEFATGTFTAGSFNLQGSVTSATAGYVDHNVDRGDAAATLAFSLPAATALSPGDVVYAPLWVRLDGTTSNNATLVPDTITAGTGGNEANLSYTIRAIAPDAVCDASAAGTVIASGPTLSALTGATAVPLAKGAAIGTPGTAVQLCFAVTAAATITQGATGSATWEFTATSTPN is encoded by the coding sequence ATGTCCACCAAGACAGATCGACGAAAGGTCCTGGCCGTGTTGGCGGGAGGTCTCGTGCTCGGCATCGGCGCCGCCGTCACATTGGCCGCGTGGAACGATTCCGAATTCGCCACCGGCACCTTCACCGCCGGATCCTTCAACCTTCAAGGGTCGGTCACGAGCGCCACCGCCGGCTACGTCGACCACAACGTCGATCGCGGCGATGCAGCCGCGACGCTGGCATTCTCACTCCCCGCCGCCACAGCACTGTCACCCGGCGACGTGGTCTACGCACCCCTGTGGGTGCGCCTGGACGGCACCACGAGCAACAACGCCACGCTCGTGCCCGACACGATCACAGCAGGCACCGGCGGCAACGAGGCGAATCTCTCCTACACGATCCGGGCGATCGCACCGGACGCCGTGTGCGACGCCTCCGCAGCGGGAACCGTGATCGCCTCGGGCCCGACGTTGAGCGCACTCACCGGTGCGACCGCTGTGCCGCTTGCCAAAGGCGCAGCGATCGGGACGCCGGGGACCGCTGTCCAGCTGTGCTTCGCCGTGACGGCCGCAGCAACCATCACGCAGGGTGCGACAGGCTCGGCGACGTGGGAGTTCACCGCGACCTCGACACCGAACTGA
- a CDS encoding DUF4185 domain-containing protein, with amino-acid sequence MHRRTASSRRALVAASVVVVLGLPGCAGGGPPSVDPDPDKPFVLEGVSKLTEIAQLTGPDAMNDTASFSVAGTDLGSMVNVGDKTFFFFGDTFGERDPESIGGQGGFWRSNVAAWTTDDDPTDGIDFEGWVEDDIGLAGALIEGDHDANGAGGEVTKIPTCGFAIGETIYVSYMSVKFWGEPGAWDANRSALIVSRDDGRTWSPVDGVEWPGDSNFIQFATAQVTEGGEDWIYFWSIPSGRFGGVQLMRVRATEAAVEDPSAYSYFAGLDGDAPQWSDEMRDAETIVDGTIGELSVMWSTYLERWIMTYSDAGSAYIREGITPWGPWGEAIELVPGSEYPGLYSPYLNPRYVTEDGRRIHFTLSLWDPYNVFWFSADLERAD; translated from the coding sequence ATGCATCGTCGCACAGCATCATCCCGGCGCGCCCTGGTCGCCGCATCGGTCGTCGTCGTTCTCGGGTTGCCCGGATGCGCGGGAGGCGGACCGCCGTCCGTCGATCCGGACCCCGACAAGCCCTTCGTGCTGGAGGGCGTCTCGAAGCTCACCGAGATCGCGCAGCTCACCGGTCCGGATGCCATGAACGACACGGCATCCTTCTCCGTCGCCGGTACGGATCTGGGCTCGATGGTGAACGTCGGCGACAAGACGTTCTTCTTCTTCGGCGACACGTTCGGCGAGCGGGACCCCGAGTCCATCGGCGGCCAGGGCGGCTTCTGGAGGTCGAACGTCGCGGCCTGGACGACCGACGACGACCCCACGGACGGCATCGACTTCGAGGGGTGGGTGGAAGACGACATCGGGCTCGCGGGAGCGCTGATCGAAGGCGATCACGACGCCAACGGGGCCGGCGGAGAGGTGACGAAGATCCCCACTTGCGGCTTCGCGATCGGCGAGACGATCTATGTGTCGTACATGTCGGTGAAGTTCTGGGGCGAGCCCGGCGCCTGGGATGCGAACCGCTCCGCGCTCATCGTCTCGCGGGATGACGGCAGGACCTGGTCCCCGGTCGACGGCGTCGAGTGGCCAGGGGACTCGAACTTCATCCAGTTCGCGACCGCGCAGGTGACGGAGGGCGGCGAGGACTGGATCTACTTCTGGTCGATCCCCTCGGGCCGGTTCGGCGGCGTCCAGCTGATGCGCGTGCGCGCCACGGAGGCGGCGGTCGAGGACCCGTCGGCGTACTCGTACTTCGCCGGGCTCGACGGCGATGCGCCGCAGTGGAGCGACGAGATGAGGGATGCGGAGACGATCGTCGACGGCACTATCGGCGAGCTCTCGGTGATGTGGTCGACCTATCTCGAACGCTGGATCATGACCTATTCGGATGCCGGCAGCGCCTACATCCGCGAGGGCATCACGCCGTGGGGACCATGGGGTGAGGCCATCGAGCTCGTGCCCGGATCGGAGTATCCGGGGCTGTATTCGCCGTACCTGAATCCGCGCTACGTCACGGAGGACGGTCGCCGCATCCACTTCACGCTCTCGCTCTGGGATCCGTACAACGTGTTCTGGTTCTCGGCCGACCTGGAACGCGCCGACTGA
- a CDS encoding extracellular solute-binding protein: MRITTRTRRTAIAALGALAVGSLLAACGAGTPGGTAGGDGGEDGVTTIQFWHRSFTPVENEWYADIVKQFNKSQDEIKVVDTEVPADAWDQKMKAAQAAGKAPDVYTSSANLLDLVNAGSVHELDSIVSKDALGEIMDTATSISEVEGKHYAYPLLLEPQTVLFWNTDMLDAAGVDSSAAPETWDDLLAACAKIQPTLAEGQYCISPAQDAVTMAWSTVGQQYNFAGHLALTDDWSAPDIDNDGYRDLMTQYKELWDKGYMPKQPLAAYVGGEDFGQQKVAFKVSGSWMMSEIGSDYADLLAKTGVGAFPSASGADGRTATTMGNFTWVVDAKSKNAEAAGKFLEWAIAGDPENLVPFFVDTQFTKVPVRQSVQDAVAASQEAADAPWSSIIVDDIAPDAIAGATYPWDVNLAVGTAMESVMKGSASADDAINTAKAAIQTVIDRDGLPDKAPKN; this comes from the coding sequence ATGAGAATCACCACCCGCACCCGACGCACAGCGATCGCCGCCCTCGGCGCGCTGGCGGTCGGCTCTCTGCTCGCCGCCTGCGGCGCGGGCACCCCCGGTGGAACGGCAGGAGGCGACGGCGGCGAAGACGGCGTCACCACGATCCAGTTCTGGCACCGGAGCTTCACGCCGGTCGAGAACGAGTGGTACGCCGACATCGTCAAGCAGTTCAACAAGTCGCAGGACGAGATCAAGGTCGTCGACACCGAGGTTCCCGCCGACGCGTGGGATCAGAAGATGAAGGCCGCGCAGGCCGCAGGCAAGGCGCCGGACGTCTACACCAGCTCCGCCAACCTGCTCGATCTGGTGAACGCCGGATCCGTGCACGAGCTCGACTCGATCGTCTCGAAGGACGCGCTCGGCGAGATCATGGACACCGCCACCTCGATCTCCGAGGTCGAGGGCAAGCACTACGCCTACCCGCTGCTGCTCGAACCGCAGACCGTGCTGTTCTGGAACACCGACATGCTCGATGCCGCGGGCGTCGACTCCTCCGCGGCTCCCGAGACCTGGGACGACCTGCTCGCCGCCTGCGCGAAGATCCAGCCGACGCTCGCCGAGGGCCAGTACTGCATCTCGCCCGCGCAGGACGCCGTGACCATGGCCTGGTCGACCGTGGGCCAGCAGTACAACTTCGCCGGGCACCTCGCACTCACGGACGACTGGTCCGCGCCCGACATCGACAACGACGGCTACCGCGATCTCATGACGCAGTACAAGGAGCTGTGGGACAAGGGATACATGCCCAAGCAGCCGCTCGCCGCGTACGTCGGCGGGGAGGACTTCGGCCAGCAGAAGGTGGCCTTCAAGGTCTCCGGCTCGTGGATGATGTCGGAGATCGGCTCCGACTACGCCGACCTGCTCGCCAAGACGGGCGTCGGCGCATTCCCGAGCGCTTCCGGTGCCGACGGCCGCACGGCCACGACCATGGGCAACTTCACCTGGGTGGTCGACGCCAAGAGCAAGAACGCGGAGGCCGCAGGGAAGTTCCTCGAGTGGGCGATCGCCGGCGACCCCGAGAACCTCGTGCCGTTCTTCGTCGACACCCAATTCACCAAGGTGCCTGTCCGCCAGTCGGTGCAGGATGCGGTCGCGGCGAGCCAGGAAGCCGCCGACGCCCCGTGGTCGAGCATCATCGTCGACGACATCGCGCCCGACGCGATCGCCGGCGCCACCTACCCGTGGGACGTGAACCTCGCCGTGGGCACCGCCATGGAGTCCGTGATGAAGGGCTCGGCGTCGGCGGACGACGCGATCAACACGGCCAAGGCCGCGATCCAGACGGTCATCGACCGTGACGGGCTGCCCGACAAGGCGCCCAAGAACTGA
- a CDS encoding carbohydrate ABC transporter permease has product MASQAVQERREIRQRKNRYRYRDNRTAYWFLVPLVVLLGIFVIWPAIYAGYLSFQDWSFYKDPEFVGIRNYANVLKDPLFIATIGRGFLFVLMTVPAMLILAFLFASLVVAVSRRAASILKVSIYIPTIISAVITSIIFVLIYNYSGGLLNAFLGVFGVDPIAWIGDPKWALLAVAVPAIWLGMGLTSLIMVAAMVDIPTEYYEAAAMEGANWGQKTAYITIPQMKNVVLYLLITGFVAAIQQFELPLVMTQGGPLDSTTLPNLFIFNHFRNDVNVGYSIAAALLLFVVLGTISALVFKFVNSERLVD; this is encoded by the coding sequence ATGGCCAGTCAGGCTGTGCAGGAACGCCGGGAGATCCGGCAGAGGAAGAACCGGTACCGGTACCGGGACAACAGAACCGCCTACTGGTTCCTGGTGCCGCTGGTGGTACTGCTGGGGATCTTCGTGATCTGGCCCGCCATCTACGCCGGATACCTGTCCTTCCAGGACTGGAGCTTCTACAAGGACCCGGAATTCGTCGGCATCCGCAACTATGCCAACGTGCTGAAGGACCCGCTGTTCATCGCCACGATCGGTCGCGGCTTCCTGTTCGTGCTGATGACCGTGCCGGCGATGCTGATCCTGGCGTTCCTGTTCGCCAGCCTCGTCGTCGCGGTGTCGCGTCGGGCGGCGAGCATCCTCAAGGTCAGCATCTACATCCCGACCATCATCTCCGCGGTTATCACGTCGATCATCTTCGTCCTGATCTACAACTACTCCGGCGGTCTGCTCAACGCCTTCCTCGGCGTCTTCGGAGTCGACCCGATCGCCTGGATCGGCGACCCGAAATGGGCGCTCCTCGCGGTCGCCGTCCCCGCCATCTGGCTGGGCATGGGACTCACCTCGCTGATCATGGTCGCGGCCATGGTCGACATCCCCACCGAGTACTACGAGGCGGCGGCGATGGAGGGCGCGAACTGGGGGCAGAAGACCGCGTACATCACGATCCCGCAGATGAAGAACGTGGTGCTGTACCTGCTGATCACCGGGTTCGTCGCGGCGATCCAGCAGTTCGAGCTCCCCCTCGTGATGACCCAGGGCGGTCCGCTCGACTCGACGACCCTGCCGAACCTCTTCATCTTCAACCACTTCCGCAACGACGTGAACGTCGGCTACTCGATCGCGGCCGCTCTGCTGCTGTTCGTGGTGCTGGGGACCATCTCGGCCCTCGTGTTCAAGTTCGTCAACTCCGAAAGGCTGGTGGACTGA
- a CDS encoding carbohydrate ABC transporter permease: MAVMQETTRIVLAGKEPRAQRRAPRTAGGWLVVIGKVILGAIFVVASLFPLAWMVIAGFKSKTEVVETPFQFFPEVWLWQNYAQILADPTFLQTLLWTFFGAVLFTVGSLAVNSLAAYAFARLDFRFKGTIWAIVITTMFIPGMTILLTSFIVVTRLSMLDTLAVLVIPGLASAGMVFFIRQFYLNIPKSLEEAAMLDGCGRFGIFVRIFLPLSKPPFVVMGITAFLAYWNSYVWPILTITSPERFVLQQYLATFRSERSTELGLLMAGSVLAAAPVIILFLIFQRQIIGNIKMAGLK, from the coding sequence ATGGCCGTCATGCAGGAGACCACCCGCATCGTCCTCGCCGGCAAGGAGCCGCGGGCACAGCGCAGAGCGCCGCGCACGGCCGGCGGCTGGCTCGTCGTCATCGGCAAGGTGATCCTCGGCGCGATCTTCGTGGTCGCGTCGCTGTTCCCCCTCGCGTGGATGGTGATCGCCGGGTTCAAGTCGAAGACCGAGGTCGTCGAGACGCCGTTCCAGTTCTTCCCCGAGGTCTGGTTGTGGCAGAACTACGCGCAGATCCTCGCCGACCCCACGTTCCTGCAGACGCTGCTGTGGACGTTCTTCGGCGCCGTCCTGTTCACGGTCGGCAGCCTGGCGGTCAACTCCCTCGCCGCCTATGCCTTCGCCCGCCTGGACTTCCGATTCAAGGGCACCATCTGGGCCATCGTGATCACGACGATGTTCATCCCCGGCATGACGATCCTGCTCACGAGCTTCATCGTCGTGACCCGCCTGTCGATGCTCGACACCCTCGCCGTGCTCGTGATCCCCGGGCTCGCCAGCGCAGGCATGGTCTTCTTCATCCGGCAGTTCTACCTGAACATCCCGAAGAGCCTCGAGGAGGCCGCGATGCTCGACGGCTGCGGCCGGTTCGGCATCTTCGTCCGCATCTTCCTGCCGCTGTCCAAGCCGCCCTTCGTCGTCATGGGCATCACGGCGTTCCTCGCCTACTGGAACTCGTACGTCTGGCCGATCCTGACCATCACCTCGCCCGAGCGCTTCGTCCTGCAGCAGTACCTCGCGACCTTCCGCTCCGAGCGCAGCACCGAGCTCGGACTCCTGATGGCGGGGTCCGTGCTGGCCGCGGCCCCCGTGATCATCCTGTTCCTGATCTTCCAGCGCCAGATCATCGGCAACATCAAGATGGCGGGTCTCAAGTAG